TCGATCTGGCGGTCGTTGTCGTCCCTGCGGCATCGGTCCTTGACGTCGCGCGCGAGTGTGCCGTCAAGGGCGCGCGCGCGATGGTCGTGATCTCCTCGGGCTTTGGTGAAACCGGCGACATCGGGCTGGACAACCAGCGAGAGCTGCTCAAGATCTGCCGCGACGCTGGGATGCGCCTCATCGGACCTAACTGCATGGGGATCATCAACACCCACCCGGACGTGCGTCTCAATGCGACCTTTGGGCCGATCTACCCGCCGCATGGCGGCGTGGGATTCCTTTCGCAAAGCGGCGCTCTGGGGTTAGCGGTCATCGACTACGCCAAGGACCTCGGACTCGGCCTGTCCTCCTTCGTCTCGGTCGGGAACAAGGCCGATATCTCAGGCAACGACTTGATTCACTACTGGGAGTCCGACCCCGACACGAACCTGATCTTGCTGTATCTGGAGTCGTTCGGGAACCCGCGCGCGTTCGCCCGGATCGCCCGGCGGGTCGGACACAGCAAGCCCATCGTCGCAGTCAAGAGCGGCCGCTCGAGCGCCGGCGCGCGCGCAGCCTCGTCTCACACCGGCGCCCTGCTCGCCGCATCGGACCTGACCGTAGAGGCTCTGTTCCGCCAGGCCGGAGTAATCCGAACCGACACGCTCGCCGAGATGTTCGATGTCGCAGCACTGCTGGCGAACCAGCCGCCACCCAAGGGCGGCCGAATCGGGATCGTCACCAACGCAGGCGGTCCGGGGATCTTGTGTGCGGACGCGTGCGATGCCTCGGGGCTCGAGGTTCCGGCACTTCCCGAACGCATTCAGCGTCGGCTGATGGAGTTCCTGCCGACGGATGCAGCGACGGCGAATCCCGTCGACATGCTTGCAGCCGCCCCCGGCGAGCACTACCAACGGGCGATCGACATCGTGGCGCGCTCGGGCGCGGTCGACGCGATCGTGGCGATCTTCGTACCTCCGCTTGTCACGCGGCCTGAAGACGCGGCGGCGGCGATCCGTGCGGCGGCGGCGGCCATGCCGCCCGACATCCCGCTGTTGACCGTCTTCATGTCCGCACACGGAGTCCCGGAAGACCTCCGAGGCGACGCCGTGCGTGTGCCGTCCTACGCCTTCCCCGAAGACGCGGCGAGTGCCCTGGCGCGCGCCGTGCAATACGGCGCCTGGCGCAACAAACCGGAGGGCCGGATCCCAAGTTTCCCTGAAGCGCGGCGCTCCGAAGCTGCGGCGCTGATCGCAACCGCGCTGCAAGACGGCCCCCGGTGGCTGAGGCCGGAGGAAGTTGCGCAACTGCTGTCGTGTTACGGACTCCCGTTGGCGGAGTGGCGCCTGGCGGCAGACCCCGCAACCGCTGGCCAGGCTGCGGCCGAAATGGGCGGGCTGGTCGCATTGAAAGCAGTCGCCCCGACGCTCCTGCACAAGAGCGAGAGCGGTGCGGTTGCGCTGTCGTTGTCCGGCGAACGTCAGGTCGCAGCCGCCGCCACCGAAATGCAAAAGCGAGTCGCCGCGTCCGGCCACAGGGTAAGCGGCTTCCTCGTCCAGCAGATGGCGCCGGCCGGCGTTGAGATGCTCGTCGGCGTCGTACACAACCCGTTGTTCGGCCCGGTCGTGGCGTGCGGGGCAGGCGGAACCGCGGTGGAACTGATGAAGGACATCGCCGTTCGCATCACCCCGATCAGTGATCGCGACGCGACTGAACTGACGAGATCGCTGGCAACCTTCCCACTGCTAACCGGTTACCGCGGATCACCGCCCACCGACGTCGCCGCACTCGAAGACGTCATTCTGCGGGTAGGCGCGCTCGTCGAAGACCAACCGCAAATCGCGGAGATGGACTGCAATCCCGTGATTGTTCACCCCGCGGGAGCAATGATCGTGGATGCCCGCATCCGGGTGGAGGAAAGCGCTCCGCGCGCGCCACTGGTCGCGCGCCGGCGCCTGTAATCGCGGACGGGTCAGCCCTGCGAGCCCGGCGTGGCAGTGTGGCGGGCCAGATACGCAGCCGCCTCGGCGCGCCGCGAAACCTCGAGTTTCATCAGAATGCTCGAGACGTAGTTTTTGACGGTCTTCTCGGCCAGTTTCAACTCCTGGCCGATCTCCTTGTTCGTCTTGCCGCCGGCAACCAGCGTGAGGATGCGCTCCTCTTGCGGCGACAACCGAGCCAGCTTCTCGTCGCGTAGCAAATGCTTGCCCCTGCGCAGCCGCTCGAGAACGGGTCCGGTCATAGCGGGGTCGAGCAGAGACTGCCCCGACGCCACGGCTCGAATCGACCGTACGAGATCCCCTCCGCGGACTTGCTTGAGCACGAATCCGGCCGCCCCGGCCATGATCGAGGCGAACAAAGCCTCGTCGTCGGAAAACGATGTGAGCATGATTACGGCGATCTTGGGATGACGCGCACGGATCTCGCGACAGGCCTCGATCCCGCTGCCATCGGCCAGTCGAACGTCCATCACAACGACGTCGGGACGGGTCGCATCGGCAGCTTCAACCGATTCATGCACCGAGCCGGCCTCGGCGCAGACCTCTAGGTCTCCGGCGGACTCCAGCAGAGTGCGAACACCGCGACGAACCACCTCGTGGTCGTCCACGATCATGACTTTGATCTGAGTCGGTTCCTGGTTCATCGTCGTCTCCATCCTGGCACAGATCGAAGCCGCCTGCGGTTACAGCGGAATCGTGATCCGCACCCTCGCCCCTTTGCCGGGGGCCGAATCGATCCGCAGCGATCCCCCGAGTGCAGAGGCGCGCGCGCCCAAGTTCGTCAATCCGTGTCCGGTGCCCGCAACGGCCGCGGGATCAAACCCGGTTCCGTCGTCCTCCACCTGAAGCACGACGCAACCGAATTCGTGATACAGCGAGAGCGACACTCGGCTTCCGTCGGAATGCCGCACGGCGTTCGACATTGCCTCGCGCGCCGCTTGCATCAGATCTCCGGCATTCGACGACAGCACTGAGGCCGCATCCTCATCGATATCGACCGAAACGACCATCCGCTCCCCCTGGCGAAAGTCCTCCGCCAGTTCGCGCAGCATCCGGTCAAGCTGCCAGTCGACCATCCCGCCCGGTCGCAACGCGAAGATGTAGTTGCGGAGATCCCGGATTACGCGGTCGATGTCGTCCACCGCAGCCTCGAGCCGCTGACGCACAACCGCTTCATCCGTTGCCACGGCTTCGGTCGCTTGGAGCGCCATCCCAACGGCGAACAACGATTGCACGACGCCGTCGTGCAATTCCTTCGCGATCCGCTCTCGGTCCTCCAGGACCGCCAACCGCTGCAATTCCTCCCGCAGCCGTGCATACTCCAGCGCCACCGAAGCCTGCGCCGCGAAAAGCTCCACGAGCGCAAGGTCGTCCGGGCTGAACCGGCTCCCGCCCGAGATGTTCGCCAGCGCGAGAGTTCCAAACCGGCGCTCTCCTGCCGCCAGCGGAACGAACAAGGCAGGACCCAGCCCTCCGACTCGGACCATCGGCTGCAGCGTGTGCGTGTCGACCGACGCGTCCTCGACGGCACGCGGGCTCAGCGCCTGCATCACCTCTCCGGAGATGGACTGGTCGCGCGGAAAACGCATGCCGTCCACCGCTTCCGCGTGCGCTCCTTCGGCAACCCGAACGACCATCGTCTCTCCATCAAGTTCTGGAGTTGCCACCGTGGCCAAGTCCGCGCCGACCAAGTCGCGCGCGTGACGAGCGATCAGACGCAGGACGGCATCGGCGTCCCCGCCCTCCAAAATCGCTCCGGTCACCTCGTTCACCGCCGCGAGGCGGCGCTGGCGGACTCGCGCCTCCTCATACAGCCGCGCGTTTTCGATCGCCACCCCAGCCTGCAAGGCGAGCGTCAGCACGGCTCGCTCGTCCTCCTCGGTGAACTCGTCCGCGCCCCGCTTCTCGGTGAGGTAGAGATTGCCGAAGACCTTGCCGCGGACCTTGATCGGCACCCCGAGGAACGAGGTCATCGACGGATGAAGTGGCGGGAAGCCGCTCGAGCGCTCATGATCCTGAATCCGTCGGAGCCTTAGCGGCCGGGCGTCGCGAATCAGAAGGCCCAGGATCCCCGAGCCGACGGGCGGATGTCCGATGGCTCGTCGCTCCTCCTGTGTCACCCCGGCGGTGACGAACTCCACGATCGAGCGCTGGTCGGCGTGGTTGAGGACACCCAAGGCCCCGTAGCGGGCATCGGCGACGTCGCAGGCCAGGTCCACGATCTTCTGCAGAACCGCCGGCAATGACAACTCCGACGCAAGGATTACCCCGGCCTGCAGCAGAGCCTCGTGCCCGCGCTCAGCCTGCTGAAACTGCTGGTAAACCGCACTTTCTTCGGGCGAGGGGCCGGACGAGGCGCCGACGCCTTCAGGCGCACGAGTAGCGTCGGTGCCCTGGGTCATCCATTGAGCCTACCAAGGGCAACGGCCCGGTGAACCAAGGGCCGTTTGGCCCTTGGGCTTTCGCACGGCTTTCTCTACCGTTTGACCGGGACTGCGGAAGACCTCGCAACGATTCCAAAGCTTGCAAGCGAGGTGCCTTCGCAAGCCGGCGGTCTAGCCGGCGGGTTCCGCGGCTTCAGCGGAGGGGACTTTGCTCGTTCGAGACGTGATGACCGTCGGCCTGATCACGGTCGAGTCGAACACGCCGGTGAAGGAGCTGGCGCAGTTGATCATCGGCGCGCGCATCGGCGGGCTACCGGTCCTGGACGGCGACAGACTGGTCGGAATCGTCACCTCCACCGACCTGCTGGCAAACGAACCGTCCCTCGCGGCGCGAACGGCGCGCGATGTCATGACCACTAACCCAGTCACGCTGACGGAGGACATGACGGTCTCGGGAGCGGCCCGTGTGCTGCAGAAGAACAAGATCAAGCGCGCGCCGGTGATGCGCGGCGAGCGACTCGTCGGACTCGTGACCCGGGCGGATCTCCTTCGCCCCTATCTTCGGACCGACTCCGAGATCCGCGCCGAAGTCGAGAACGACGTCCTCGTGCGCGCACTCGGACTCAGCCCGCGCGAGTTCCAGGTTCGCGTCGAAAACGGTGTCGTATCCCTCGAGGGGGTGCTCCCGAACGAGCATGTCCACAGCCTGTTCCTACGCTTGGTCCGCTCAGTTGCGGGAGCAGTAGACGTTCTGGACCGCCTGACGGTCACCGACGGAGTCCCGGCGCTGGCCGACGGCCGGCCCTGAACTCGCCTCATCCTCCGTATCCTCCGGTGTCCAAGCGTGACTCGAGTATCGTGAGACCGGAGGTGCCGTCGTGATGATCAAGGACGTGATGTCGACGTCGGTGGTAACCGTCTCCCCCGGCACGCCGATCAAAGAGATCGCCGCGACGCTGGTGGCCAAGAAGATCAGCGCCGTTCCGGTCGTGGACGAAGAGGGCTTCCTCGTGGGGATCGTCTCGGAATCCGATCTCATTGCACTGCAGACCACGCCCGACCCCCGAAGTCACCTGCTGCAAGAAGGCGCCCCACCAACCTCGGCGCACGTTGCGGCCGACGTGATGACGGCCCATCCCGTCACCCTTCCCGCGGCTGCCGATGTCGCGGTCGCCGCGCGCCTAATGCTCCAAAAGGGGATCAAGAGAATCCCAATCGTCGCCAGCGGTCACGTCATCGGGATCATCGCGCGCCGAGATCTCATCGGGGTGCTCGCGCGCAGCGACGAGGAGATCCGCCGGGACCTGGACGAAACACTTGCGAGGGAAGCGACTCTGCTCGGCGCCCTGCAAACGGAGGTCGCCGACGGAGTCGTCGCGGTGACCGGAGCAACCGAAGAGCGCACCCGCCGGCTCGCGGAGATCCTCGCGCGGCGCATCCCCGGAGTGGTCGGCGTCCGGTTCGTCGACGACTAGCCGGGGAATCAAACGTCGCGGCGTTTAAGCGACACCGAAGCGAGCGCCAGGGGCACGCCCACCCACGCAGCCAGAGCGCCGACCAGCGCCGTCATCGCGGTGCCGGAACCAAGCTCTTGCGAAAGATAGGCTCCGAACGGTCCCAGCGCCCCACCTCGAAGGTCCGCGCCGAGAAGGGCGAGAACCCGTGCAGCCTCGATCGGGTTCAGCAAGATCGCGCTGAGCAACCCCAGCGGACCTATGTGCAGTGGGGCCGCCAACCCCGCGATCGCAAGATCAATTCCAAACGCGAACACGAACCAGGCGACCGCCGCCCATGCCGTCGCGTGCGCGCGCCCACGCGCAACCGCCGAAAACGCCACACCCAGTGCAACGCCGACCGTTGCGACGGCGATGATTGCTGCGCACAGAACGACGAAAGGCATCAAGTCCGGACCTCGAACAAGACTCGCGTAGGCGATCCCCGCAAACCCGAGTCCAAGGAATGCAATCAGCCAGACGGCACTCGTCAGCCCGGCGAACACGCCGAGCACAATGCTGGATCTGTCGACCGGCTGCACAAGAACCATCGGGAGTATCCCGCGCTCCCGCTCCCCGGCCACAGACCCGGCCCCCACCAGCAACGCCAACAGTGGTAGGAGGATGAGCCCGAGACCAAGCAAGCCGGCCGACGCCGGTCCAATTCCGGTCAGGCCGAGTTCGGCGAGGCTACGGAGGCCGATAAGCGTGACGGCGAGCACCCCCGCAGCGAAGGCCAAGCCACCCGCCAACACCCAACGGGTCCGGACCGCGGCCCGCATCTCCCAACGCGCCACGGCCAGGGCTGGAGCGATCCCGCGCGGTTCGGCGGCGGGACGCGATGTGGGTGCAATCCCGGGCACAACCGTGGCAGCGGAGTCCTCCTCGATCGAGCCATCCACGAGAACAATCAACCGGTCGACGACATCCATAAGTTCTCGATGCGCCGGACTCGAGATAACTACCGTTGCGCCCTGGTCGGCGCACCGACGCACCGCACGCAAGAACATCTCGCAGCCGGATGCATCCAGGCTCGCCAAAGGTTCGTCCAGCAGGATCAGTCTGGGCGACCCAAGCAGAGCCACGGCGAGCGCAACGCGCTGCCGGTTTCCTCCCGACAGCGACCCGATGCGCGCGTCGACGGGCGGCAAGAAACCCTCCGGGAGGGCCGACGCAACTGCGTCGACCCCCCGAAGCTGCGCAAAGAACTCCAACGTTTCGCCAACCGTGGCGGACTCGAGCAATGCGACGGACTGCGGCAAGTATGCGATGTCCCTCCGGGTTTCTCGCGACGGCGGCAGCGCCGCACCGGCAAGACGGGCGCGTCCTTCGAACGAGGTCAGCCCTGCGAGGCAACGCAACAATGTGCTCTTTCCCGCTCCGTTCGCACCACTCAGACAAACGACCACTCCGGGCGGCAGCAAGAACGAAACCTCGTCGAGCGCGCGCCGGGCGCCGTAGCGCTTCGTCAGCCTTTGGACGTCGAGGAACTCGGGAACCGCCGACACAATCTCCGCAGGCTCAGGCTGCAGCACCACGCACCCCCGTTCCGGGTGTCCGCCCTAGGCGTGAGATCCGGCGCATCCGCACCAGCATCCATGTCGCGAACACCACCGACAGCACACCGGCAGCCCCCATCGCAATGTTCGGCGCTTCCGAACGTGTTCCAAGGGAGACGAATCGAGGAGAAACCGGCCTACTCAAGGGGATCTCATCGACGACGAGCGGATCGATCTGCGCCCAGCGTTCCCACACCGCCGCCGCCAAGCGCAAGCCCGGGCTCGACGCGAGAGCACCCAGAAGCGGCGCGCGCGACGTAAGCGTCGCGATCGCGCTCCCCTCTCGATGAGGGAGATCCCCGAAGCCGTCTCCCGCAATGTCGTACCCTCGGTAGTCCCCCCAGTAGTTCCCGGCACCCCGAGACACCCACTCGCTGGTGAGTTCCCCACCGTTGGAAACCACTTGCGTCGAGTTCCCGACGAAGCTGTTCATCGCGAACGTGGCCGGCGACGTCGAAAACAGCACGACTCCGGTGTCGTTCATCCCAACAGTGTTGGACATGAACTTCGTTTCCTCGACCGGCGCGCCGGCGGGACCGTCAACGTAGATCCCGACTCGATTCCCGACGATTACGTTCTTGGCGACATCGGCACCGGCGACATCCTTTAGAAGCACCCCGAATCCGGTCGAGGGCGATCGGGCGGCTCGCATCGTGTTGTCGAGCAGCAGCACGTCACCGCCGTACATCACAACCGCTCCCGACAGGTTCCCCCGCATGCGATTTGAGGAGACGACCAACCCGCGCGCGTACATCGAATGCACCGCGTAGCGAGCGTCGGTGATGACATTCCTGTCGATCATGGATCTCGACGCTGCGACGATGTAGATCCCGTCACGCACGGCATCGATGCGACTGTCGCGAACCAGGGCATCGGTTGAGTTGATGAGCGCGATCCCATCGCCCCGC
The sequence above is a segment of the Actinomycetota bacterium genome. Coding sequences within it:
- a CDS encoding GAF domain-containing sensor histidine kinase, whose product is MTQGTDATRAPEGVGASSGPSPEESAVYQQFQQAERGHEALLQAGVILASELSLPAVLQKIVDLACDVADARYGALGVLNHADQRSIVEFVTAGVTQEERRAIGHPPVGSGILGLLIRDARPLRLRRIQDHERSSGFPPLHPSMTSFLGVPIKVRGKVFGNLYLTEKRGADEFTEEDERAVLTLALQAGVAIENARLYEEARVRQRRLAAVNEVTGAILEGGDADAVLRLIARHARDLVGADLATVATPELDGETMVVRVAEGAHAEAVDGMRFPRDQSISGEVMQALSPRAVEDASVDTHTLQPMVRVGGLGPALFVPLAAGERRFGTLALANISGGSRFSPDDLALVELFAAQASVALEYARLREELQRLAVLEDRERIAKELHDGVVQSLFAVGMALQATEAVATDEAVVRQRLEAAVDDIDRVIRDLRNYIFALRPGGMVDWQLDRMLRELAEDFRQGERMVVSVDIDEDAASVLSSNAGDLMQAAREAMSNAVRHSDGSRVSLSLYHEFGCVVLQVEDDGTGFDPAAVAGTGHGLTNLGARASALGGSLRIDSAPGKGARVRITIPL
- a CDS encoding CBS domain-containing protein; its protein translation is MIKDVMSTSVVTVSPGTPIKEIAATLVAKKISAVPVVDEEGFLVGIVSESDLIALQTTPDPRSHLLQEGAPPTSAHVAADVMTAHPVTLPAAADVAVAARLMLQKGIKRIPIVASGHVIGIIARRDLIGVLARSDEEIRRDLDETLAREATLLGALQTEVADGVVAVTGATEERTRRLAEILARRIPGVVGVRFVDD
- a CDS encoding GNAT family N-acetyltransferase, whose translation is MAAYPAHREADVALRDGSTIHIRPVRADDEEAVLAFYRGLSERSLWFRFFGGGPNLEKAARWAIDVDYESRYGLVATTGIDHEVVGHGSYSRIDEEHAEVAFAIADQVQGHGLGTILLAHLAEVADANGISIFHAEVLPENHAMADVFRESGFAVKTSTKPGVVVFEFPAALSEDAVERFERREQSAAVAAMQTFLSPRSVAVIGATNRRGSIGGEIFHNLVSTSFAGPVYPVNPTSEVVQSVLAYPSITAIPGAVDLAVVVVPAASVLDVARECAVKGARAMVVISSGFGETGDIGLDNQRELLKICRDAGMRLIGPNCMGIINTHPDVRLNATFGPIYPPHGGVGFLSQSGALGLAVIDYAKDLGLGLSSFVSVGNKADISGNDLIHYWESDPDTNLILLYLESFGNPRAFARIARRVGHSKPIVAVKSGRSSAGARAASSHTGALLAASDLTVEALFRQAGVIRTDTLAEMFDVAALLANQPPPKGGRIGIVTNAGGPGILCADACDASGLEVPALPERIQRRLMEFLPTDAATANPVDMLAAAPGEHYQRAIDIVARSGAVDAIVAIFVPPLVTRPEDAAAAIRAAAAAMPPDIPLLTVFMSAHGVPEDLRGDAVRVPSYAFPEDAASALARAVQYGAWRNKPEGRIPSFPEARRSEAAALIATALQDGPRWLRPEEVAQLLSCYGLPLAEWRLAADPATAGQAAAEMGGLVALKAVAPTLLHKSESGAVALSLSGERQVAAAATEMQKRVAASGHRVSGFLVQQMAPAGVEMLVGVVHNPLFGPVVACGAGGTAVELMKDIAVRITPISDRDATELTRSLATFPLLTGYRGSPPTDVAALEDVILRVGALVEDQPQIAEMDCNPVIVHPAGAMIVDARIRVEESAPRAPLVARRRL
- a CDS encoding CBS domain-containing protein, which gives rise to MLVRDVMTVGLITVESNTPVKELAQLIIGARIGGLPVLDGDRLVGIVTSTDLLANEPSLAARTARDVMTTNPVTLTEDMTVSGAARVLQKNKIKRAPVMRGERLVGLVTRADLLRPYLRTDSEIRAEVENDVLVRALGLSPREFQVRVENGVVSLEGVLPNEHVHSLFLRLVRSVAGAVDVLDRLTVTDGVPALADGRP
- a CDS encoding response regulator transcription factor, producing the protein MNQEPTQIKVMIVDDHEVVRRGVRTLLESAGDLEVCAEAGSVHESVEAADATRPDVVVMDVRLADGSGIEACREIRARHPKIAVIMLTSFSDDEALFASIMAGAAGFVLKQVRGGDLVRSIRAVASGQSLLDPAMTGPVLERLRRGKHLLRDEKLARLSPQEERILTLVAGGKTNKEIGQELKLAEKTVKNYVSSILMKLEVSRRAEAAAYLARHTATPGSQG
- a CDS encoding ATP-binding cassette domain-containing protein — its product is MVLQPEPAEIVSAVPEFLDVQRLTKRYGARRALDEVSFLLPPGVVVCLSGANGAGKSTLLRCLAGLTSFEGRARLAGAALPPSRETRRDIAYLPQSVALLESATVGETLEFFAQLRGVDAVASALPEGFLPPVDARIGSLSGGNRQRVALAVALLGSPRLILLDEPLASLDASGCEMFLRAVRRCADQGATVVISSPAHRELMDVVDRLIVLVDGSIEEDSAATVVPGIAPTSRPAAEPRGIAPALAVARWEMRAAVRTRWVLAGGLAFAAGVLAVTLIGLRSLAELGLTGIGPASAGLLGLGLILLPLLALLVGAGSVAGERERGILPMVLVQPVDRSSIVLGVFAGLTSAVWLIAFLGLGFAGIAYASLVRGPDLMPFVVLCAAIIAVATVGVALGVAFSAVARGRAHATAWAAVAWFVFAFGIDLAIAGLAAPLHIGPLGLLSAILLNPIEAARVLALLGADLRGGALGPFGAYLSQELGSGTAMTALVGALAAWVGVPLALASVSLKRRDV